One halophilic archaeon DL31 genomic region harbors:
- a CDS encoding hypothetical protein (KEGG: htu:Htur_4070 hypothetical protein), translated as MAEEYDQVLDVVVENPGATIEEITDLARDRGVTDIDIPDPLSQAVSNNDFVEFDGRY; from the coding sequence ATGGCAGAGGAATATGACCAGGTTCTGGACGTTGTGGTGGAGAATCCGGGAGCCACCATCGAGGAAATCACGGACCTGGCACGTGATCGTGGAGTCACCGACATCGATATCCCGGATCCCCTCTCACAGGCGGTCAGCAACAACGACTTTGTTGAATTCGATGGACGGTACTGA
- a CDS encoding hypothetical protein (KEGG: nph:NP3852A hypothetical protein), with translation MSTTNPSSLGTCPFCQTEITTIDVILEYETETGPAVYAECPECRDVVNPE, from the coding sequence ATGTCCACGACGAATCCATCGTCTCTCGGTACGTGCCCGTTCTGCCAGACCGAGATCACAACGATCGATGTGATCCTCGAGTACGAGACCGAGACGGGACCAGCAGTATACGCGGAGTGCCCCGAGTGCCGCGATGTGGTAAACCCGGAGTGA
- a CDS encoding hypothetical protein (manually curated~KEGG: nmg:Nmag_3634 hypothetical protein) — protein MLSECMDRLLSRTDQTGVVYECRRCGTSVDSDDTTCPACGADAIIQHQIS, from the coding sequence ATGCTATCCGAATGTATGGACCGTCTGCTGTCCCGGACAGACCAAACAGGAGTCGTGTACGAGTGCCGGCGGTGCGGAACCTCTGTCGACAGCGATGATACTACCTGTCCTGCATGTGGTGCAGACGCGATCATCCAGCACCAGATATCCTGA